The proteins below are encoded in one region of Papio anubis isolate 15944 chromosome 19, Panubis1.0, whole genome shotgun sequence:
- the SLC25A52 gene encoding solute carrier family 25 member 52, translated as MTKILSNVMDSEAHEKRPPVLTSSKQDISPHITNDGEMKHYLCGCCAAFNNVAITYPIQKVLFRQQLYGIQTRDAILQLRRDGFRNLYRGILPPLMQKTTTLSLMFGLYEDLSCLLHKHVSAPEFATRGVAAVLAGTTEAIFTPLERVQTLLQDHKHHDKFSNTYQAFKALKCYGIGEYYRGLVPILFRNGLSNVLFFGLRGPIKEHLPTATTPSAHFVNDFISGGLLGAMLGFLIFPINVVKTRIQSQIGGEFQSFRKVFQKIWLERDRKLINLFRGAHLNYHRSIISWGIINATYEFLLKVI; from the coding sequence ATGACAAAGATCTTAAGCAACGTGATGGATTCAGAAGCTCATGAAAAGAGGCCACCAGTACTTACATCTTCAAAACAAGATATATCACCTCATATTACAAATGATGGTGAAATGAAGCATTACTTGTGTGGCTGCTGCGCAGCCTTCAACAACGTCGCAATCACATACCCCATTCAGAAGGTCCTCTTTCGACAACAGCTGTATGGCATCCAAACCCGGGATGCAATACTTCAGTTGAGAAGGGATGGATTTCGAAATTTGTATCGTGGAATCCTTCCCCCATTGATGCAGAAGACAACTACACTTTCACTTATGTTTGGTCTGTATGAGGATTTATCCTGCCTTCTGCACAAGCATGTCAGTGCTCCAGAGTTTGCAACCCGTGGTGTGGCGGCAGTGCTTGCAGGGACAACAGAAGCAATTTTCACTCCACTGGAGAGAGTTCAGACATTGCTTCAAGACCACAAGCATCATGACAAATTTAGCAACACTTATCAGGCTTTCAAGGCCCTGAAATGTTATGGAATTGGAGAGTATTATCGAGGCTTGGTGCCCATTCTTTTCCGGAATGGACTCAGCAATGTCTTGTTTTTCGGCCTTCGAGGTCCCATTAAGGAGCATCTGCCTACCGCAACGACTCCCAGTGCTCATTTTGTCAATGATTTTATCAGTGGAGGTCTATTGGGTGCCATGTTGGGATTCTTGATTTTTCCAATTAATGTTGTAAAAACTCGCATACAGTCTCAGATTGGTGGAGAATTTCAGTCTTTCCGCAAGGTTTTCCAAAAAATCTGGCTGGAACGGGACAGAAAACTGATAAATCTTTTCAGAGGTGCTCATCTGAATTACCATCGGTCCATTATCTCTTGGGGCATAATCAATGCAACTTACGAGTTCTTGTTAAAGGTTATATGA